In the Candidatus Abyssobacteria bacterium SURF_5 genome, one interval contains:
- a CDS encoding flavodoxin-dependent (E)-4-hydroxy-3-methylbut-2-enyl-diphosphate synthase, with the protein MRRRKTRTVMLGGIPIGSGHPIPIQSMTKTDTRDAVATIGQIRRLMHIGCDIVRVAVPDLEAAEALAVIREHVSVPLVADIHFNYRLALRAIQHGVNGLRINPGNIGSRANVEKVVATAAAARVPLRIGVNSGSIEKEFTGSIEGTGKKLAETTARAMVSSALKHIRILEKLDFREIKVSLKATDVQTTLLAHQYLAKECDYPFHIGITEAGTLLTGAVKSSVGIALLLSRGYGDTVRVSLSAPPEREVMVARNILRSLGLREDGAEVISCPTCGRCTINIEEIAAEVEQRLAGVKKPITVAVMGCAVNGPGEAARADYGVAGGRGEGVIFRHGKVVCKNVDESNIIDALLSQIEELKEAD; encoded by the coding sequence ATGAGAAGAAGAAAAACGCGCACAGTCATGCTGGGCGGCATTCCAATCGGGAGCGGTCACCCTATCCCGATTCAATCGATGACGAAAACCGACACGCGAGACGCGGTAGCCACTATTGGGCAGATAAGACGTCTCATGCATATCGGATGCGACATCGTGCGGGTCGCCGTGCCGGACCTCGAGGCCGCCGAAGCCCTCGCCGTTATTCGCGAGCACGTATCAGTGCCGCTGGTGGCCGACATCCACTTTAATTACCGGCTTGCCCTGAGGGCAATCCAGCATGGAGTGAACGGGCTGCGGATCAACCCGGGGAATATCGGCTCGAGGGCAAACGTCGAGAAGGTTGTTGCAACCGCGGCCGCGGCACGTGTTCCTCTGAGAATAGGAGTGAATTCCGGATCGATCGAGAAGGAATTTACCGGCTCGATCGAAGGAACGGGGAAGAAGCTGGCGGAGACGACCGCGCGCGCGATGGTGTCGAGCGCGCTCAAGCATATCCGGATACTCGAGAAACTGGATTTTCGGGAGATCAAGGTGTCGCTAAAGGCGACCGACGTACAGACCACGCTGCTGGCGCACCAGTATCTGGCGAAGGAGTGCGATTATCCATTCCATATAGGAATCACCGAAGCCGGTACCCTCTTGACGGGGGCGGTCAAAAGTTCCGTCGGCATAGCGCTACTTTTATCCAGGGGCTACGGCGACACGGTGCGTGTGTCGCTGAGCGCGCCGCCGGAGCGCGAGGTAATGGTCGCACGAAATATTCTGCGGTCGCTCGGCCTTCGTGAGGATGGAGCGGAAGTGATCAGTTGTCCAACATGCGGGCGCTGCACGATTAATATTGAGGAAATCGCGGCCGAGGTGGAACAGAGGCTTGCCGGAGTCAAGAAACCGATAACGGTGGCCGTGATGGGGTGCGCCGTGAACGGGCCTGGCGAGGCGGCTCGCGCGGATTACGGAGTCGCAGGCGGGCGGGGAGAAGGAGTCATCTTTCGTCACGGAAAAGTGGTCTGTAAAAATGTGGATGAATCCAATATAATAGATGCGCTTTTGTCACAGATCGAGGAATTAAAGGAAGCCGATTAA